The Helicoverpa armigera isolate CAAS_96S chromosome 25, ASM3070526v1, whole genome shotgun sequence genome has a window encoding:
- the LOC110374971 gene encoding uncharacterized protein LOC110374971 → MNSSSMPSTIALVIAFSLLINEIHIVFDSNVLRNKYFTSNLVCLLSVCLIFREVNLFPSKLRRKYNVLCLLLEVPLSIVLLEAFLFYIWRSVQEYLVLNADRILVHLAEEWGLEWLVCHLCCGHASCCSVFADVALKLLSYAILFTVCCVIVNR, encoded by the exons ATGAATAGCAGTTCTATGCCCAGCACCATCGCCCTCGTCATAGCCTTCTCTCTGCTCATCAACGAAATCCATATAGTGTTCGACT CCAATGTACTCCGCAACAAGTACTTCACGTCGAACCTGGTGTGCTTGCTCAGCGTGTGCCTGATCTTCCGCGAGGTCAACCTCTTCCCCTCGAAGCTAAGGAGGAAATACAACGTGCTGTGTCTACTGCTCGAA GTGCCGTTGTCGATAGTGTTGTTGGAAGCATTCCTGTTCTACATATGGCGGAGTGTCCAGGAGTACCTGGTGCTTAACGCGGACCGCATCCTGGTGCACCTGGCGGAGGAGTGGGGGCTGGAGTGGCTGGTGTGCCACCTGTGCTGCGGCCACGCCAGCTGCTGCAGCGTGTTCGCAGACGTCGCGCTCAAGCTGCTCAGCTACGCCATCCTGTTCACTGTGTGCTGCGTCATCGTCAACAGATGA
- the LOC110374970 gene encoding serine protease 55 isoform X3, producing the protein MIKRFNVDIVESILIAIVLNNVVPAAATDISMEDELVLGRDDDSVDGVNIYSEQPYSVQQTSLRQNDDRDDDEDIKALLEEKYKFNNDETSTRFKVAREDRGDYTVFPENDERHIAWAFRSYAVRRIVGGMETSISMYPYNVAISRNAKHWCGGSIIDEQWVLTAGHCLESAFDGDKRKLQPFIIRAGSSFHNRGGYQARVNKVFFPHEYVPGNADFDYSLLRLDRPMPIGRNIAVLNLPSKDYMMQDGDILIVTGWGSTDESGYGHIPERVRFVPVPVMRLEDCQKSYRFYITPRMLCAGYATGGKDACNHDSGGPAVRDGVLLGVVSFGGKQCGDPRSPGVYSRVSEITEWVEETITRNEASSVPELQPKILKARQREKELQKFKARVEDKKNKIKSWLRETLKSPTFIELAKKKLKEAGFHTRRINDYDTNASNLDDKTIDEINLTNMINDRIIEEGDGSESDKLLRTLALHEVMLNDRETEMFPQRATDDEGSDSGERFVAYISGS; encoded by the exons ATGATTAAACGCTTTAACGTAGACATAGTTGAAAGTATTCTTATTGCAATAGTGTTGAACAATGTGGTGCCTGCAGCTGCGACCGATATCTCCATGGAGGATGAGCTGGTGCTCGGCAGAGACGATGACTCGGTCGACGGCGTCAACATCTACAGCGAACAACCCTACTCAGTGCAGCAAACTAGTCTACGACAGAACGACGATCGTGACGATGACGAAGATATCAAAGCACtgttagaagaaaaatataagtttaataATGACGAGACGTCCACGAGATTCAAAGTGGCGCGCGAGGACAGAGGAGATTATACAG TATTCCCTGAGAATGATGAGCGTCACATAGCTTGGGCGTTCCGGTCGTACGCGGTGCGGCGCATCGTGGGCGGCATGGAGACCAGCATCAGCATGTACCCCTACAACGTGGCCATCTCGCGCAACGCCAAGCACTGGTGCGGCGGCTCCATCATCGACGAGCAGTGGGTGCTCACCGCCGGACACTGCCTCGAGTC GGCCTTCGACGGAGACAAGCGCAAACTTCAGCCGTTTATCATCAGAGCCGGCAGCTCGTTTCACAATCGAGGCGGCTACCAGGCACGGGTCAATAAG GTGTTCTTCCCGCACGAGTACGTGCCCGGCAACGCGGACTTCGACTACTCGCTGCTGCGGCTGGACCGGCCGATGCCCATCGGACGCAACATCGCCGTGCTCAACCTGCCCTCCAAGGACTACATGATGCAGGACGGCGACATCCTCATCGTCACCGGCTGGGGCAGCACCGAC GAGTCGGGCTACGGGCACATCCCGGAGCGCGTGCGCTTCGTGCCGGTGCCGGTGATGCGGCTGGAGGACTGCCAGAAGTCCTACCGCTTCTACATCACGCCGCGCATGCTGTGCGCCGGCTACGCCACCGGCGGGAAGGATGCCTGCAAT CACGACTCGGGCGGGCCGGCGGTGCGCGACGGCGTGCTGCTGGGCGTGGTGTCGTTCGGCGGCAAGCAGTGCGGCGACCCGCGCTCGCCCGGCGTCTACTCGCGCGTCTCCGAGATCACGGAGTGGGTGGAGGAGACCATCACCCGCAACGAGGCCAGCTCCGTGCCCGAGCTGCAGCCCAAGATCCTCAAAGCCCGCCAGCGAGAGAAGGAGCTGCAGAA ATTCAAGGCGCGAGTAGAAGACAAGAAGAATAAGATAAAGAGTTGGCTGCGAGAAACTCTCAAGTCTCCGACATTCATAGAATTAGCCAAAAAGAAACTCAAAGAGGCGGGGTTCCACACGAGAAGGATTAACGATTACGACACAAATGCCAGTAACCTAGACGACAAAACAATCGATGAAATCAATCTAACGAATATGATAAACGACAGGATTATTGAGGAAGGAGACGGCAGCGAGTCCGACAAACTGCTGAGAACATTGGCGCTGCACGAAGTTATGTTAAATGACCGCGAGACGGAGATGTTCCCTCAGAGGGCGACGGACGACGAAGGCAGTGACAGCGGCGAGAGGTTTGTTGCTTATATTAGTGGAagctga
- the LOC110374970 gene encoding prostasin isoform X2, protein MIKRFNVDIVESILIAIVLNNVVPAAATDISMEDELVLGRDDDSVDGVNIYSEQPYSVQQTSLRQNDDRDDDEDIKALLEEKYKFNNDETSTRFKVAREDRGDYTVSDSNASLVHELILRRGSESNATQTSWAFRSYAVRRIVGGMETSISMYPYNVAISRNAKHWCGGSIIDEQWVLTAGHCLESAFDGDKRKLQPFIIRAGSSFHNRGGYQARVNKVFFPHEYVPGNADFDYSLLRLDRPMPIGRNIAVLNLPSKDYMMQDGDILIVTGWGSTDESGYGHIPERVRFVPVPVMRLEDCQKSYRFYITPRMLCAGYATGGKDACNHDSGGPAVRDGVLLGVVSFGGKQCGDPRSPGVYSRVSEITEWVEETITRNEASSVPELQPKILKARQREKELQKFKARVEDKKNKIKSWLRETLKSPTFIELAKKKLKEAGFHTRRINDYDTNASNLDDKTIDEINLTNMINDRIIEEGDGSESDKLLRTLALHEVMLNDRETEMFPQRATDDEGSDSGERFVAYISGS, encoded by the exons ATGATTAAACGCTTTAACGTAGACATAGTTGAAAGTATTCTTATTGCAATAGTGTTGAACAATGTGGTGCCTGCAGCTGCGACCGATATCTCCATGGAGGATGAGCTGGTGCTCGGCAGAGACGATGACTCGGTCGACGGCGTCAACATCTACAGCGAACAACCCTACTCAGTGCAGCAAACTAGTCTACGACAGAACGACGATCGTGACGATGACGAAGATATCAAAGCACtgttagaagaaaaatataagtttaataATGACGAGACGTCCACGAGATTCAAAGTGGCGCGCGAGGACAGAGGAGATTATACAG TGTCTGACTCGAACGCATCCCTTGTGCATGAGCTGATCTTGCGGCGAGGGAGCGAGTCCAACGCCACTCAGACAT CTTGGGCGTTCCGGTCGTACGCGGTGCGGCGCATCGTGGGCGGCATGGAGACCAGCATCAGCATGTACCCCTACAACGTGGCCATCTCGCGCAACGCCAAGCACTGGTGCGGCGGCTCCATCATCGACGAGCAGTGGGTGCTCACCGCCGGACACTGCCTCGAGTC GGCCTTCGACGGAGACAAGCGCAAACTTCAGCCGTTTATCATCAGAGCCGGCAGCTCGTTTCACAATCGAGGCGGCTACCAGGCACGGGTCAATAAG GTGTTCTTCCCGCACGAGTACGTGCCCGGCAACGCGGACTTCGACTACTCGCTGCTGCGGCTGGACCGGCCGATGCCCATCGGACGCAACATCGCCGTGCTCAACCTGCCCTCCAAGGACTACATGATGCAGGACGGCGACATCCTCATCGTCACCGGCTGGGGCAGCACCGAC GAGTCGGGCTACGGGCACATCCCGGAGCGCGTGCGCTTCGTGCCGGTGCCGGTGATGCGGCTGGAGGACTGCCAGAAGTCCTACCGCTTCTACATCACGCCGCGCATGCTGTGCGCCGGCTACGCCACCGGCGGGAAGGATGCCTGCAAT CACGACTCGGGCGGGCCGGCGGTGCGCGACGGCGTGCTGCTGGGCGTGGTGTCGTTCGGCGGCAAGCAGTGCGGCGACCCGCGCTCGCCCGGCGTCTACTCGCGCGTCTCCGAGATCACGGAGTGGGTGGAGGAGACCATCACCCGCAACGAGGCCAGCTCCGTGCCCGAGCTGCAGCCCAAGATCCTCAAAGCCCGCCAGCGAGAGAAGGAGCTGCAGAA ATTCAAGGCGCGAGTAGAAGACAAGAAGAATAAGATAAAGAGTTGGCTGCGAGAAACTCTCAAGTCTCCGACATTCATAGAATTAGCCAAAAAGAAACTCAAAGAGGCGGGGTTCCACACGAGAAGGATTAACGATTACGACACAAATGCCAGTAACCTAGACGACAAAACAATCGATGAAATCAATCTAACGAATATGATAAACGACAGGATTATTGAGGAAGGAGACGGCAGCGAGTCCGACAAACTGCTGAGAACATTGGCGCTGCACGAAGTTATGTTAAATGACCGCGAGACGGAGATGTTCCCTCAGAGGGCGACGGACGACGAAGGCAGTGACAGCGGCGAGAGGTTTGTTGCTTATATTAGTGGAagctga
- the LOC110374970 gene encoding transmembrane protease serine 11D isoform X1, which produces MIKRFNVDIVESILIAIVLNNVVPAAATDISMEDELVLGRDDDSVDGVNIYSEQPYSVQQTSLRQNDDRDDDEDIKALLEEKYKFNNDETSTRFKVAREDRGDYTVSDSNASLVHELILRRGSESNATQTLFPENDERHIAWAFRSYAVRRIVGGMETSISMYPYNVAISRNAKHWCGGSIIDEQWVLTAGHCLESAFDGDKRKLQPFIIRAGSSFHNRGGYQARVNKVFFPHEYVPGNADFDYSLLRLDRPMPIGRNIAVLNLPSKDYMMQDGDILIVTGWGSTDESGYGHIPERVRFVPVPVMRLEDCQKSYRFYITPRMLCAGYATGGKDACNHDSGGPAVRDGVLLGVVSFGGKQCGDPRSPGVYSRVSEITEWVEETITRNEASSVPELQPKILKARQREKELQKFKARVEDKKNKIKSWLRETLKSPTFIELAKKKLKEAGFHTRRINDYDTNASNLDDKTIDEINLTNMINDRIIEEGDGSESDKLLRTLALHEVMLNDRETEMFPQRATDDEGSDSGERFVAYISGS; this is translated from the exons ATGATTAAACGCTTTAACGTAGACATAGTTGAAAGTATTCTTATTGCAATAGTGTTGAACAATGTGGTGCCTGCAGCTGCGACCGATATCTCCATGGAGGATGAGCTGGTGCTCGGCAGAGACGATGACTCGGTCGACGGCGTCAACATCTACAGCGAACAACCCTACTCAGTGCAGCAAACTAGTCTACGACAGAACGACGATCGTGACGATGACGAAGATATCAAAGCACtgttagaagaaaaatataagtttaataATGACGAGACGTCCACGAGATTCAAAGTGGCGCGCGAGGACAGAGGAGATTATACAG TGTCTGACTCGAACGCATCCCTTGTGCATGAGCTGATCTTGCGGCGAGGGAGCGAGTCCAACGCCACTCAGACAT TATTCCCTGAGAATGATGAGCGTCACATAGCTTGGGCGTTCCGGTCGTACGCGGTGCGGCGCATCGTGGGCGGCATGGAGACCAGCATCAGCATGTACCCCTACAACGTGGCCATCTCGCGCAACGCCAAGCACTGGTGCGGCGGCTCCATCATCGACGAGCAGTGGGTGCTCACCGCCGGACACTGCCTCGAGTC GGCCTTCGACGGAGACAAGCGCAAACTTCAGCCGTTTATCATCAGAGCCGGCAGCTCGTTTCACAATCGAGGCGGCTACCAGGCACGGGTCAATAAG GTGTTCTTCCCGCACGAGTACGTGCCCGGCAACGCGGACTTCGACTACTCGCTGCTGCGGCTGGACCGGCCGATGCCCATCGGACGCAACATCGCCGTGCTCAACCTGCCCTCCAAGGACTACATGATGCAGGACGGCGACATCCTCATCGTCACCGGCTGGGGCAGCACCGAC GAGTCGGGCTACGGGCACATCCCGGAGCGCGTGCGCTTCGTGCCGGTGCCGGTGATGCGGCTGGAGGACTGCCAGAAGTCCTACCGCTTCTACATCACGCCGCGCATGCTGTGCGCCGGCTACGCCACCGGCGGGAAGGATGCCTGCAAT CACGACTCGGGCGGGCCGGCGGTGCGCGACGGCGTGCTGCTGGGCGTGGTGTCGTTCGGCGGCAAGCAGTGCGGCGACCCGCGCTCGCCCGGCGTCTACTCGCGCGTCTCCGAGATCACGGAGTGGGTGGAGGAGACCATCACCCGCAACGAGGCCAGCTCCGTGCCCGAGCTGCAGCCCAAGATCCTCAAAGCCCGCCAGCGAGAGAAGGAGCTGCAGAA ATTCAAGGCGCGAGTAGAAGACAAGAAGAATAAGATAAAGAGTTGGCTGCGAGAAACTCTCAAGTCTCCGACATTCATAGAATTAGCCAAAAAGAAACTCAAAGAGGCGGGGTTCCACACGAGAAGGATTAACGATTACGACACAAATGCCAGTAACCTAGACGACAAAACAATCGATGAAATCAATCTAACGAATATGATAAACGACAGGATTATTGAGGAAGGAGACGGCAGCGAGTCCGACAAACTGCTGAGAACATTGGCGCTGCACGAAGTTATGTTAAATGACCGCGAGACGGAGATGTTCCCTCAGAGGGCGACGGACGACGAAGGCAGTGACAGCGGCGAGAGGTTTGTTGCTTATATTAGTGGAagctga
- the LOC110374970 gene encoding serine protease 56 isoform X4 — MIKRFNVDIVESILIAIVLNNVVPAAATDISMEDELVLGRDDDSVDGVNIYSEQPYSVQQTSLRQNDDRDDDEDIKALLEEKYKFNNDETSTRFKVAREDRGDYTAWAFRSYAVRRIVGGMETSISMYPYNVAISRNAKHWCGGSIIDEQWVLTAGHCLESAFDGDKRKLQPFIIRAGSSFHNRGGYQARVNKVFFPHEYVPGNADFDYSLLRLDRPMPIGRNIAVLNLPSKDYMMQDGDILIVTGWGSTDESGYGHIPERVRFVPVPVMRLEDCQKSYRFYITPRMLCAGYATGGKDACNHDSGGPAVRDGVLLGVVSFGGKQCGDPRSPGVYSRVSEITEWVEETITRNEASSVPELQPKILKARQREKELQKFKARVEDKKNKIKSWLRETLKSPTFIELAKKKLKEAGFHTRRINDYDTNASNLDDKTIDEINLTNMINDRIIEEGDGSESDKLLRTLALHEVMLNDRETEMFPQRATDDEGSDSGERFVAYISGS, encoded by the exons ATGATTAAACGCTTTAACGTAGACATAGTTGAAAGTATTCTTATTGCAATAGTGTTGAACAATGTGGTGCCTGCAGCTGCGACCGATATCTCCATGGAGGATGAGCTGGTGCTCGGCAGAGACGATGACTCGGTCGACGGCGTCAACATCTACAGCGAACAACCCTACTCAGTGCAGCAAACTAGTCTACGACAGAACGACGATCGTGACGATGACGAAGATATCAAAGCACtgttagaagaaaaatataagtttaataATGACGAGACGTCCACGAGATTCAAAGTGGCGCGCGAGGACAGAGGAGATTATACAG CTTGGGCGTTCCGGTCGTACGCGGTGCGGCGCATCGTGGGCGGCATGGAGACCAGCATCAGCATGTACCCCTACAACGTGGCCATCTCGCGCAACGCCAAGCACTGGTGCGGCGGCTCCATCATCGACGAGCAGTGGGTGCTCACCGCCGGACACTGCCTCGAGTC GGCCTTCGACGGAGACAAGCGCAAACTTCAGCCGTTTATCATCAGAGCCGGCAGCTCGTTTCACAATCGAGGCGGCTACCAGGCACGGGTCAATAAG GTGTTCTTCCCGCACGAGTACGTGCCCGGCAACGCGGACTTCGACTACTCGCTGCTGCGGCTGGACCGGCCGATGCCCATCGGACGCAACATCGCCGTGCTCAACCTGCCCTCCAAGGACTACATGATGCAGGACGGCGACATCCTCATCGTCACCGGCTGGGGCAGCACCGAC GAGTCGGGCTACGGGCACATCCCGGAGCGCGTGCGCTTCGTGCCGGTGCCGGTGATGCGGCTGGAGGACTGCCAGAAGTCCTACCGCTTCTACATCACGCCGCGCATGCTGTGCGCCGGCTACGCCACCGGCGGGAAGGATGCCTGCAAT CACGACTCGGGCGGGCCGGCGGTGCGCGACGGCGTGCTGCTGGGCGTGGTGTCGTTCGGCGGCAAGCAGTGCGGCGACCCGCGCTCGCCCGGCGTCTACTCGCGCGTCTCCGAGATCACGGAGTGGGTGGAGGAGACCATCACCCGCAACGAGGCCAGCTCCGTGCCCGAGCTGCAGCCCAAGATCCTCAAAGCCCGCCAGCGAGAGAAGGAGCTGCAGAA ATTCAAGGCGCGAGTAGAAGACAAGAAGAATAAGATAAAGAGTTGGCTGCGAGAAACTCTCAAGTCTCCGACATTCATAGAATTAGCCAAAAAGAAACTCAAAGAGGCGGGGTTCCACACGAGAAGGATTAACGATTACGACACAAATGCCAGTAACCTAGACGACAAAACAATCGATGAAATCAATCTAACGAATATGATAAACGACAGGATTATTGAGGAAGGAGACGGCAGCGAGTCCGACAAACTGCTGAGAACATTGGCGCTGCACGAAGTTATGTTAAATGACCGCGAGACGGAGATGTTCCCTCAGAGGGCGACGGACGACGAAGGCAGTGACAGCGGCGAGAGGTTTGTTGCTTATATTAGTGGAagctga